The sequence taaatttatcaaaggtttataaaacaaaatttccatataaaatttgattcataaacctttgataaatttaaaaattgtttatgcatatgggggtaagtcttatactaaagactaagtcttatactaaagactaagtcttatactaaagactaagtcttatactaaagactaagtcttatactaaagactaagtcttatactaaagactaagtcttatactaaagactaagtcttatactaaagactaagtcttatactaaagactaagtcttatactaaagactaagtcttatactaaagactaagtcttatactaaagactaagtcttatactaaagactaagtcttatactaaagactaagtcttatactaaagactaagtcttatactaaagactaagtcttatactaaagactaacccccgttaacacgaagtctggttatgccttaactaatagttatactgtcggttaaaataatttttgtatgaaaactgtcagtataactattagttaaaacataaccagacttcgtgttactgggggtaagtcttatactaaagactaagtcttattctaaagactaagtcttatactaaagactaagtcttatactaaagactaagtcttatactaaagactaagtcttatactaaagactaagtcttatactaaagactaagtcttatactaaagactaagtcttatactaaagactaagtcttatactaaagactaagtcttatactaaagactaagtcttatactacaGACTAAGACTTATACTacagactaagtcttatactaaagactaagtcttatactaaagactaagtcttatactaaagactaagtcttatactaaagactaagtcttatactaaatacttagtcttatactaaagactaagtcttatactaaagactaagtcttatactaaagactaagtcttatactaaagactaagtcttatactaaagactaagtcttatactaaagactaagtcttatactaaagactaagtcttatactaaagactaagtcttatactaaagactaagtcttatactaaagactaagtcttatactaaagactaagtcttatactaaagactaagtcttatactaaagactaagtcttatactaaatactaagtcttatactaaagactaagtgttatactaaagactaagtcttatactaaagactaagtcttatactaaagactaagtcttatactaaagactaagtcttatactaaagactaagtcttatactaaagactaagtcttatactaaagactaagtcttatactaaagactaagtcttatactaaagactaagtcttatactaaagactaagtcttatactaaagactaagtcttatactaaagactaagtcttatactaaagactaagtcttatactaaagactaagtcttatactaaagactaagtcttatactaaagactaagtcttatactaaagactatgtcttatactaaagactaagtcttatactaaagacaaggTCTTAATGtataagactaagtcttatactaaagacaaggTCTTAATGtataagactaagtcttatactaaagactatgtcttaatgtataagactaagtcttatactaaagactatgtcttaatgtataagactaagtcttatactaaagacaaggTCTTAATGtataagactaagtcttatactaaagacaaggTCTTAATGtataagactaagtcttatactaaagacaaggTCTTAATGtataagactaagtcttatactaaagacaaggACTTAATGTATAAGACTAAGTCTTACACTAAAGACAAGGTCTTAATGTATAAGACTAAGTCTTACACTAAAGACAAGGTCTTAATGtataagactaagtcttatactaaagacaaggTCTTAATGtataagactaagtcttatactaaagacaagtTCTTAATGTATatgactaagtcttatactaaagacaagtTCTTAATGTATatgactaagtcttatactaaagacaaggTCTTAATGtataagactaagtcttatactaaagtcaACGTCTTAATGtataagactaagtcttatactaaagtcaACGTCTTAATGtataagactaagtcttatactaaacaCAAGGTCTTAATGtataagactaagtcttatactaaacaCAAGGTCTTAATGtataagactaagtcttatactaaagacaaggTCTTAATGTATAAGACAAGGTCTTAATGtataagactaagtcttatactaaacaCAAGGTCTTAATGtataagactaagtcttatactaaagacaaggTCTTAATGtataagactaagtcttatactaaagacaacgtcttaatgtataagactaagtcttatactgtAGACAATGTCTTAATGtataagactaagtcttatactgtAGACAATGTCTTAATGtataagactaagtcttatactgaAGACAACGTCTTAACGTATAAGACTAAGACTTATACTGAAGACAACGCCTTATATAattagtataagactaagtcttatactgaAGACAACGTCTTAATGTATAAGACTAAGTCTTTACTGaagactatgtcttatactaCGTCTTAATGTATAAGACAAAATCCTAGCTCTAAAAATCTGTGATCGCTCAAGACTAAAATCGTCTCTAGCTTTGCAAACAAAGAGGTTTAGCGGCATATTCAcgatatgtttaataaaattatgtatttcgtTTGTGTCTTAAACTTTAAACACTATTTTTATTAcacatttgttataattttaatatttttttctgtttgtctaaacaaacaatttactgCCTTACGGGTCATTTggtttatgaaaaatataagttACTTTGTACTACcagcgttttttttttaattttttgttaaagaattcTTCATAAGAATTTACTATTgtacatttgttttaattttctgtatGTGATTTGTTAAGATgaggtttttgttattgttttgaagaaaatgttgtataaatttcagtTAAAGATCAGTAAAGATAATTTATTGtaacattgttttatttttttttagtttggttTGGTTCGAAAACAAACTACTGCGGATTCTTCAAACTATTAAAAACTACTCATATGTTAACAAACAGTGggataaaaattaatgaaaaaatatttaggtttttaaataaaaatgtgttaaaaataaaaatatgctcaatctgtgatcatattttataccaaaaatatattaaaaaaaaaaaactaaaaaatatcttACTATGGGTTTCATCTACTATAAATTATTTCTGTTAGGTAAAATAAATACTTCTTAAGGTGCAgcacaaaaaagtttaaagtgactacactctagattacttagaggcaCTGAAGTGTCAATTGACTTCAAGCTAGTTAACCAGGGAtacataaagtaaccaatttacAAATAGCAAGCGTCAAATgaccacaaaaatatataaattggagtcagccaagataaaaaaatataaaataacgtaaaaggaaaacattgactacttgtaaaactgaTGGGCTCTAAGACCATTCCTGTATCAAGACTAGCCATAACCTAAACTGGCCCACTGTGCCAACATGTTTGCTTCTTGCTCTATAATAATACTAGTggtagatttttatttatttgtctatTCAATAAtgatcttttgtttttattaaatggtGTTGGTAGTTATGTTGTTAGCTCttagatattttcagttttagCCTTTTAATACTTAAAATGGAAACAAGACAAGATAAAAATCATTATCATCAACATTATCTTCATCAGCAACAAACAACCTTTTCaactataataaattttaagatgATTTCCTTAAGACTTTAGAATTCTTGCAAGTTTAGAGCTACAGCTACAAACTATgtttaattcaatattatttttctattagtAACAAGAAttacttaagtttttttaaaaaaaaaaaaacatgaataagaattttgtttaataatttatattgtataactTTTTGCACGTTAcgcattttgatttttatggtaATATAGTGAATGGATGATGGGTATTTGCAGTATTATgcagaaattaaacaaaaaatttgtttaaaactttaattaaaaatccaaaGTACACTGTAGTAACACGAGTATAAACATATATAATTTAGAATAACACAAAATTAATGATGTTATTAACCTTTAGTAGCAAGCAAAACCTCTTGAATGGCTTGAAAGTTATACCTACTAGCTTATAACTTAAACTAATTACGTTTGCAAAGTCTTTCACACTTCTGGTAATTCATTCGTTCTTTATTGTTCTTACATTTTGCTATCATCTTTAAGCCACATGTTTCTACAAGGCCCTAAACACAGTTGTTGCTTTTCAGCTTGTTTCATTataacaattgcattttttgtctcccttttcttttttttttcttatttatttctaCTTGATTTACGTTTTATTTATGGCTTTTACCTGTTATAAATTCTATTTCTTTTCAAATACAATTATCATGATAAGTAGGTATGATTAAAATTGTGGTGATGTGACCCTTAAACAAGGTTTAAATTGATTAATCTGTAGTGATAAGCCAGTTTTCATGAGACTCAACACACATAAACAATGAGAGAAAGATTATGGTGTTGGGTAACGGTATTAagggagaaatattttaaacagcTTGTTATGTTCTTAACCCTTTGCTGATCACAAGCAAGTATATTTGCCCGGAGGTTTTTATACCGTTCACCATGAGTTTGtcaatccgtttgtaatttctacatttttcatttgcgaccccacaaagtatatatattctcgatcgttatagatagcggatgtCCACCAGTCCGTCTATATGTTGTTATCAACATTCCGTAGCCTccaaaaaaacttacatatatgattcataccggtttggttgctatttaaaatcgagaaaatctacccacaaatggctgagatataaggaaaaaccagaacaacctcgattgttggcctatttttgatttattgccGAAGTTTTGGAAAACGCAGCGTTTTAAAATCGCTTACGGTTTGAAAAACGCATTTCACCATGTTCTGAAAACCGCGCAATTAGCGCTTTGAAAacgggaattttttttccaccaaaaaattttgtttgtctttaatttttttcaataataaattaaaaaaaatattttaaaaatttaaaaaaaaaaataaaaaatttgaaaaaaaattaatatagacattatggatatctaatgatagataattaaaatatataacgaaaaaaataatatacactcaggtctcgttttatgcggattcaaatttatgcgatttttaaattaacgattttttttagaattttaacagatttttaaattttagatgtttttttttaaatgagaattatattttaccatatgatgacaatatgattatatcatctagtgatgaaagtgacgttgaaccaattccaaaacgatgcagacaattattcagtgattcagattaatcatacatattgttacgaaattgtacttgaattcaaatataacgattttaacggcagatttaaaagtagtataatgctttcaaatagcagtgctgtaatagcaaactttaacatatctgtgggcattattaacattgaataaaagctttcagttgaccattgatcataagttggcaacgctgtttgctgcgaccgtatattcgaattcgaatattcagttaaagaacattgtagaaagtacaccacaaaTGGCGTATGttttagaaacctctagacagttaaagagaaatctagagtgcagtggcagtgttataaatagtggcagaggttgcagtcgtgagtggaggattatcagagacgctattcgaataaacatcaactgagtgccttaaagtgtgctgtatttttcaagtgaattcgtgtacattataaagtgtctgtatttctgagaatttataaacgtgtataaaaaaaacattgagtgactatttaattctgttggtgttgtacatttttaaataaataaagagttgttacaattttcaaactactaaacggcttttatttgcaatcaaaagtatccggtttatttaaaggaaataaaccagcgttttgaaaaggttaaaacgtaacaatatttacagaatttccttaaaaaatgttttagcttattttttggatcattttcagttttttcctgtaattaatgaatcaatactatatttttttttattttttacgtattttgtttttatagtttaagtaaatgaaataaatatatttttgttgatttttttatgcgattttatttgaattttttaattaaaatttgaatttatgcggtttttcagaattttagaacgaatcattagtttttatatgcgaattcaatttatgcgatttttttggaacgcatctatttcactaacaaattaaaaaaaaatattttaaaaatttataaaaaaaaatttaaaaaaattaattaattttttacctaaaatactaaaaatatttaattttttttaaaaaaaaatttaaaaaaagaaaaaaaatttgaaaaaaaaattaaattttttttttttaattttgtttacctaaaaatatttaaagtttttatttataagtataatttgttgaagggtatataagattcgccacagctctcttacttggtAAGTGTGTGTTTGAGATTATTTGGGATACATAACTATATTTGCCCAGCGAAATTGGGAACCTGGGGGCTCCCAGAAGCCCAACTCTTTTCTAATATCTATGTACTAATATGCCATAGatcacgaaaaaaaattattttcgagaaaaaaatgttgggttaaaatttttgggtgaaaaaaatcgaattaatCATTTTTTCCCCGATTTGACAAATTATCGAACAGTTAGTAATCAAAAATAGTCAAAAATCCAGGTAGTCGTGGTTTGTGGCCCGATTTTCCTAAAtgtaaatagcaaccgaaccgggactTTTGCAGATATATtgatatgaggagccgcagaacaaaaggtactttttcgaatttttttacaaatggatttttggtatttttataatatttggattgaaatcttctagaaaaaaattaatttcccaacatttttaaattttcaaaaaaagtacattttgttctgtggctcctcatatattaatcatgtatgtaagttatttgtaggcttcggaatgttgatttcaacagacagaagaCATggtctccgctatctataacgatccagaaaatatatactttatggggatggaaatgaaaaatgtagaaatttcaaacggaatgacctttatatttatatatacccttactACTTGGtgaattgtataaaaagacttaaatttacatatgtatatagaaaatatataatgaaAATGAACAACTTACCGTAGTGATGATAATGGAATTTGAATGAtcttgaaatatgtatgtatgtatcttgaGTGTTGATTTGAAACCAATTATTTCACgtaatttaaaaacctttaataaaaataaacaaacaaaaggtAACACTTTTGAATTAAACACTGCTACTCTCCTTCTATATCCATTATATCGCTGTCGTTGCCAATTTCTATGGCATTTTGTGTGCCCTTGCCACGAAAATCGTTCAAAAGAGCCGGAtcaattaagctcaaattggcATAAACATATTGATAATCAAACTGAGGTATTTCTTTGGCATCCGATTTAATGGAGCGCAAACCTATGTGAGGCCTAAGAAAACTATCGGCCAGCGGGaaccattttaataaaatttccggCTTTTCACCTTTTTCAGTGGCCTCCAAAAGGCGTTTCCTTTGCTGCATATAGGTaatgcgaaaaattttaattttctttgacACATAGGAAGCAGTCAATCCGTGACCCATGGAGGCGGCTATATCCTCAATTGCGGCATTTCGTAATGGTCTGGTACGATAGTCCGGATCATTTAAGTCCCACAAGCATTTGTGGACACCATAAAGTCTTAGGAATTTGACAGAATGCTTAAGCGACCACTTGCCTTCTAGTAGGTCGTCCTCTAAGCCATGCCACACAAATTTAGCGGAGCTTGAGGAATCATTTTCTTTGGCAAAGGAAGAATTTGTATGGGATTCTTGGGAGAGttcatcatcttcatcatttgaatgaaatagtGAAGCCATAGCTTCATTCATGTGGGATGGAGGTGCCACTGATGGTATAGGATTttgtaaaaatctattttcataGTTCTCATCATCTGTGCTTTCTAGATTTTGCATTTCAGGCAAAAATATGAACTCTGTGGTAATATCATCTTCAGATTTTGACATACCTTCTTTTGTAGCCATATCTTCCGCATTTGTTACACTTTCTGCTACTTTTGTAATTGATTTTGTTGCAAAAAGTTTTTCTGCAGCCGGCCACCATTTATATTTGGGTTTGTATTGGGTATTTTTTTGCATTGTTTGCTTTTCTTCCTTGTAAGTCTTTTgtaaaataaaccaacgtttttcgATAGCTTTAAATTCGCAATGCATTTCTTGGGCTATCAATTTTAAGGCGGTTCGttgttgaaatttgaaattttccaagttattatcaaataaaactgaatgattTTCTAGcagtttaatgaatttgtaagtATCTTTTAAAGTCCAAGTGGATTGCTTTTTTAGTATTAAATCACTTTTAACTTGATGTTCAGTAAATTGAGTTTCCTCAATTTCTTGGTCTGATGTATCTGTTTCAAATTTAGTTtccacatttttgttt comes from Calliphora vicina chromosome 2, idCalVici1.1, whole genome shotgun sequence and encodes:
- the LOC135950346 gene encoding uncharacterized protein LOC135950346, which produces MVSYSFEGNKRLWTVRDEEENEKIFSQQSMPTGVKIPHHFKPTYLANAEYDVEKWPLAQLMRLLRLYAAHRCLWDVGCKDNRNRKMRHAALVDITAALDAGFSKEQVVQKINILRATYRYEKKRIKQRIRRGLGARTKLKWFALADAFLRNVPKKGQREEDPSNSDSDLEDTIVFTINPESLVPLEQDYDTENHQAYKDNEENSLEAKEDIYSDDSQFNYNEIETQKTNHCKALKNKNVETKFETDTSDQEIEETQFTEHQVKSDLILKKQSTWTLKDTYKFIKLLENHSVLFDNNLENFKFQQRTALKLIAQEMHCEFKAIEKRWFILQKTYKEEKQTMQKNTQYKPKYKWWPAAEKLFATKSITKVAESVTNAEDMATKEGMSKSEDDITTEFIFLPEMQNLESTDDENYENRFLQNPIPSVAPPSHMNEAMASLFHSNDEDDELSQESHTNSSFAKENDSSSSAKFVWHGLEDDLLEGKWSLKHSVKFLRLYGVHKCLWDLNDPDYRTRPLRNAAIEDIAASMGHGLTASYVSKKIKIFRITYMQQRKRLLEATEKGEKPEILLKWFPLADSFLRPHIGLRSIKSDAKEIPQFDYQYVYANLSLIDPALLNDFRGKGTQNAIEIGNDSDIMDIEGE